A genomic region of Candidatus Pseudomonas phytovorans contains the following coding sequences:
- the cydB gene encoding cytochrome d ubiquinol oxidase subunit II, translating to MGIDLPLIWAVIIIFGVMMYVVMDGFDLGIGMLFPFVKDEHDRDVMMNTVAPVWDGNETWLVLGGAGLFGAFPMAYAVVLEALYLPLMLMLIGLIFRGVAFEFRFKATTEKRHIWNKAFIWGSLIATFFQGVALGAFLEGFKVVDRHFAGGTLDWLTPFSLFCGLGLIVAYTLLGCTWLIMKTEGPLQKKMHDMARPLALVLLVVIGIVSLWTPIAYPQIADRWFSMPNLIWFMPVPLLVLVTFYGLLKAVARNAHYTPFLLTLVLIFLGYSGLGISLWPNIIPPSISIWDAAAPPQSQGFMLVGTLFILPFILMYTFWSYYVFRGKVTHEDGYH from the coding sequence ATGGGTATCGACCTTCCGCTGATCTGGGCCGTGATCATCATCTTCGGCGTCATGATGTACGTGGTGATGGACGGTTTCGACCTGGGGATCGGCATGCTCTTCCCGTTCGTCAAGGACGAGCATGACCGCGATGTGATGATGAACACCGTCGCCCCTGTGTGGGACGGCAACGAAACCTGGCTGGTGCTGGGCGGTGCAGGGCTGTTCGGGGCGTTCCCGATGGCCTATGCGGTGGTGCTGGAGGCACTCTACCTGCCGCTGATGCTGATGCTGATCGGCCTGATCTTCCGCGGTGTGGCCTTCGAGTTCCGCTTCAAGGCCACCACCGAAAAGCGGCATATCTGGAACAAGGCGTTCATCTGGGGCTCGCTGATCGCCACCTTCTTCCAGGGCGTGGCGCTGGGCGCTTTCCTGGAGGGCTTCAAGGTGGTCGACCGGCATTTTGCCGGTGGCACCCTCGACTGGCTGACCCCGTTCAGCCTGTTCTGTGGTCTGGGGCTGATCGTGGCCTACACCCTGCTGGGGTGCACCTGGCTGATCATGAAGACCGAAGGGCCGCTGCAAAAGAAGATGCACGACATGGCCCGGCCACTGGCGCTGGTACTGCTGGTAGTGATCGGTATTGTCAGCCTGTGGACACCCATCGCTTATCCACAGATTGCCGACCGCTGGTTCAGCATGCCTAACCTGATCTGGTTCATGCCGGTGCCGTTGCTGGTACTGGTGACGTTCTACGGGTTGCTCAAGGCGGTGGCGCGCAATGCGCACTACACGCCGTTCCTGCTCACCCTGGTGCTGATCTTTTTGGGTTACAGCGGCCTGGGCATCAGCCTGTGGCCGAACATCATCCCGCCGTCGATTTCGATCTGGGATGCTGCAGCACCACCGCAAAGTCAGGGCTTCATGTTGGTGGGCACACTGTTCATCCTGCCGTTCATCCTCATGTACACCTTCTGGAGCTACTACGTGTTCCGCGGCAAGGTGACCCATGAAGACGGCTATCACTAG
- a CDS encoding DUF2474 domain-containing protein, whose product MMTGKHGFEEKKPLWQRLGWLLLIWAMSVAALGVAAWVMRLFMGAAGLTTH is encoded by the coding sequence ATGATGACCGGCAAACATGGCTTTGAAGAGAAGAAACCGCTGTGGCAGCGACTGGGTTGGCTGTTGCTGATCTGGGCGATGAGTGTTGCGGCCCTGGGTGTTGCGGCTTGGGTGATGCGGCTGTTCATGGGGGCTGCGGGCCTGACCACACATTAA
- a CDS encoding methyltransferase, producing MPLLTTSFAELDLIRQPEQANDPLQAFDAADEYLLAQLHEQAPDANCRVLVLNDSFGALAASLAGRLQVVSSGDSHLAHLALEKNLARNGLPFDSVPFVPASEHWQGPFDRVLVRVPKTLALLEEQLIRLQGHLAPGAQVIAGAMIKHLPHAAGDLMEKYIGPVQASLAQKKARLLTATLAERPVARSPYPTRYRLDAPALELVNHANVFCREALDIGTRAFLPHLPRGLGNARVADLGCGNGVLAVASALANPDAQYTLVDESYMAVQSAQENWQAALGERPATFIAADGLAGVEKQSLDVVLCNPPFHQQQVVGDFLAWRMFQQAREALVVGGALYIVGNRHLGYHSKLARLFRGVEQVAATPKFVILKARK from the coding sequence ATGCCCCTGTTGACCACCTCCTTCGCCGAACTCGACCTGATCCGCCAGCCGGAACAGGCCAACGACCCGCTGCAGGCTTTCGATGCCGCCGACGAGTACCTGCTTGCGCAGCTACACGAACAGGCACCCGACGCCAACTGCCGGGTGCTGGTGCTCAATGACAGCTTCGGTGCCCTGGCCGCCAGCCTGGCAGGCCGGCTGCAGGTGGTCAGCAGCGGCGATTCGCACCTGGCGCATCTGGCCCTGGAAAAGAACCTTGCGCGCAACGGTTTGCCGTTCGACAGCGTGCCCTTCGTACCGGCGAGCGAACACTGGCAAGGCCCGTTCGACCGGGTGCTGGTGCGCGTGCCCAAGACCCTGGCCCTGCTTGAAGAGCAGCTGATCCGCCTGCAGGGTCACCTGGCGCCCGGTGCTCAGGTGATTGCCGGGGCGATGATCAAGCATTTGCCACACGCAGCCGGCGACCTGATGGAAAAATACATCGGCCCGGTGCAGGCCTCGCTGGCGCAGAAAAAGGCCCGCCTGCTGACGGCCACACTGGCCGAACGGCCGGTTGCCCGCTCGCCCTACCCTACCCGTTACCGCCTCGACGCCCCGGCACTGGAACTGGTCAACCACGCCAACGTGTTCTGCCGTGAAGCACTGGATATCGGCACCCGTGCATTCCTGCCGCATTTGCCACGCGGCCTGGGCAACGCCCGGGTCGCGGACCTGGGTTGTGGCAACGGCGTGCTTGCAGTTGCCAGCGCCCTGGCCAACCCGGATGCCCAGTACACGCTGGTCGACGAATCGTACATGGCGGTGCAATCGGCGCAGGAAAACTGGCAAGCCGCGCTGGGCGAGCGCCCGGCAACCTTCATCGCAGCCGATGGGCTGGCGGGGGTGGAGAAGCAGTCGCTGGACGTGGTGCTGTGCAACCCACCGTTCCACCAGCAGCAGGTGGTAGGTGATTTTCTCGCCTGGCGCATGTTCCAACAGGCGCGTGAGGCGCTGGTGGTGGGCGGGGCGCTGTATATCGTGGGCAACCGCCACCTGGGCTATCACAGCAAGCTGGCGCGGTTGTTCCGCGGGGTTGAGCAAGTGGCGGCTACGCCCAAGTTCGTTATCCTGAAAGCCCGCAAGTAA
- a CDS encoding autoinducer binding domain-containing protein → MLHWNPEHLQAFVDERSPRKLFDIAVHLAQDLGMDYLGLKLRIQIATQTPRVYLYSNYPDEWIERYQRDEFYKQDPAANVSHSSTMPVLWTDELYREAPQFREAACQHGLRHGWTQSLHDLQHNESQISVARPAEKIDIVELYDKAGSVQWLCHTLHAVLGEHHLNALCPPQPKMSERELEVLKWSAAGKTAADVACILSLSQSTVNFHIRSVITKTNAANKAGAIAIAALRGWI, encoded by the coding sequence ATGCTTCACTGGAATCCCGAACATCTTCAGGCGTTCGTCGACGAGCGCAGCCCACGGAAGCTGTTCGACATCGCGGTACATCTGGCACAAGATCTGGGCATGGATTACCTAGGGCTGAAACTACGCATCCAGATCGCCACCCAGACACCCAGGGTGTACCTCTACAGCAACTACCCGGATGAGTGGATCGAGCGCTACCAGCGCGATGAGTTCTACAAGCAGGACCCGGCTGCCAACGTCAGCCACAGCTCGACCATGCCGGTGCTGTGGACCGACGAACTGTATCGTGAAGCCCCGCAGTTTCGTGAAGCGGCCTGCCAGCACGGCTTGCGTCATGGCTGGACGCAATCGCTGCACGACCTGCAGCACAACGAAAGCCAGATCAGCGTGGCCAGGCCAGCCGAGAAAATCGACATCGTCGAGCTTTATGACAAGGCCGGCAGCGTTCAGTGGTTGTGCCATACCCTGCATGCGGTTCTCGGCGAACACCACCTGAACGCACTGTGCCCGCCGCAACCTAAAATGAGCGAGCGTGAACTGGAAGTGCTGAAATGGTCGGCCGCCGGCAAGACCGCAGCCGACGTGGCTTGCATCCTGTCGCTGTCGCAGAGCACGGTGAACTTCCACATTCGCAGCGTAATCACCAAGACCAACGCCGCCAACAAGGCCGGCGCCATCGCCATCGCGGCCCTGCGTGGCTGGATCTGA
- a CDS encoding ferredoxin--NADP reductase, protein MTASAEKFTRQTLLDVQPLTPNLFSLRVTRDAGFRFRSGQFARLGVSKADGSVVWRAYSMVSAPHDEHLDFFSIVVPGGEFTSELSRLGAGDTLLIDRQAFGFLTLDRFVGGRDLWLLATGTGIAPFMSILQDFEAWERFESIKLVYSVREAKELAYMDEIAGLEQRDYLAEYAGKLQFIPVVTREQHPGALNQRITTLIENGELEKAAGLELSPEHSRVMLCGNPEMIDETRKVLKARDLQLSLSKRPGQVAVENYW, encoded by the coding sequence ATGACCGCTAGCGCCGAAAAGTTCACCCGCCAGACCCTGCTCGATGTTCAGCCGCTCACGCCGAACCTCTTCAGCCTGCGGGTTACGCGCGATGCAGGGTTCCGCTTCCGTTCCGGCCAGTTCGCCCGCCTTGGCGTGAGCAAGGCCGATGGCAGCGTGGTGTGGCGCGCCTATTCCATGGTCAGCGCACCGCATGACGAGCACCTCGATTTCTTCTCCATCGTGGTGCCAGGGGGGGAGTTCACCAGTGAGCTCAGCCGGCTGGGGGCGGGGGATACCTTGCTGATCGACCGCCAGGCCTTCGGTTTCCTTACCCTTGACCGCTTCGTAGGTGGGCGCGACCTGTGGCTGCTGGCGACCGGCACCGGTATTGCGCCGTTCATGTCGATCCTGCAGGACTTCGAGGCTTGGGAGCGTTTTGAAAGTATCAAGCTGGTGTATTCGGTGCGTGAAGCGAAAGAGCTGGCCTACATGGATGAAATCGCCGGGCTGGAGCAGCGCGATTACCTGGCTGAGTACGCCGGTAAATTGCAGTTCATTCCGGTGGTGACCCGCGAGCAGCACCCGGGTGCGTTGAACCAGCGTATTACCACGCTGATCGAGAATGGCGAGCTGGAGAAAGCTGCCGGGCTGGAACTGTCGCCGGAGCATTCACGGGTGATGCTGTGCGGCAACCCGGAGATGATCGACGAGACGCGCAAGGTGCTGAAAGCACGCGATCTGCAGCTGAGCCTGAGCAAGCGACCAGGGCAGGTTGCTGTGGAAAACTACTGGTAA
- the mscL gene encoding large-conductance mechanosensitive channel protein MscL, translated as MGMISEFKAFAVKGNVVDMAVGIIIGAAFGKIVSSFVGDVVMPPLGLLIGGVDFSDLAVTLKAAEGDVPAVVLAYGKFIQTVIDFVIVAFAIFMGVKAINRLKREEAVAPTVPPVPSAEETLLTEIRDLLKTQNQNRLP; from the coding sequence ATGGGCATGATCAGTGAGTTCAAGGCCTTCGCGGTCAAAGGCAATGTCGTCGACATGGCGGTCGGTATCATCATCGGCGCGGCCTTCGGCAAGATCGTCTCGTCCTTCGTCGGAGACGTGGTCATGCCGCCACTGGGCCTGTTGATAGGTGGGGTGGACTTCAGCGACCTGGCGGTAACCTTGAAGGCTGCCGAAGGTGACGTTCCGGCGGTAGTGTTGGCCTACGGTAAGTTTATCCAGACCGTCATCGACTTCGTGATCGTCGCCTTTGCCATCTTCATGGGGGTGAAAGCAATCAACCGCCTGAAGCGTGAAGAAGCCGTGGCACCGACTGTACCGCCAGTGCCTTCTGCCGAAGAGACCTTGCTGACCGAGATCCGCGACTTGCTCAAGACGCAAAACCAGAACCGCTTGCCTTGA